Proteins encoded by one window of Candidatus Pelagibacter giovannonii:
- a CDS encoding class I SAM-dependent methyltransferase, with the protein MKYKKYFRKTSLKQEGIGEHFLNEIASKKPKNFLEIGVFHGVTARNVCELLNNIHGSDFKYIGLDLFSESAENANEVIPNTKFNNPLKRIYFKYILRQDPYSLEAVDYLLKKFKENVHLIKGNSNQLLKKMDMTQIDYVFLDGGHAYETVINDLQYSKPVLENNGTILCDDYNLGNAPGVKQAIDEFVNDNNLKSEIIFERFAKIEKN; encoded by the coding sequence ATGAAATATAAAAAATATTTTAGAAAAACTAGCCTTAAACAAGAAGGTATTGGAGAGCATTTTCTTAATGAAATAGCCTCTAAAAAACCTAAAAATTTTCTTGAGATTGGTGTGTTTCATGGTGTTACTGCAAGAAATGTTTGTGAGCTATTAAACAATATTCATGGAAGTGATTTTAAATACATAGGGTTAGATTTGTTTAGTGAAAGTGCTGAAAATGCAAATGAAGTTATTCCAAATACTAAATTTAACAATCCATTAAAAAGAATATATTTTAAATATATTTTAAGACAAGATCCATACTCACTTGAGGCGGTAGATTACCTTTTAAAAAAATTTAAAGAAAATGTTCATTTGATTAAGGGGAACTCCAATCAACTATTAAAAAAAATGGATATGACACAAATTGATTATGTATTTTTAGATGGAGGACACGCTTATGAGACAGTTATAAATGATCTTCAGTATTCAAAACCAGTTTTAGAAAATAATGGTACTATTCTTTGTGATGATTATAATTTGGGTAATGCACCTGGTGTCAAACAAGCAATTGATGAATTTGTTAACGACAACAATCTTAAGTCAGAAATTATTTTTGAAAGATTTGCTAAAATAGAAAAAAATTAA
- a CDS encoding nitroreductase family protein — translation MSEVSNFFSKRRSVMARKMSSEPIDKNDLNVIIEAGLRVPDHGALSPWKLVILQGDALINCDNHIILSEFIRLNPNTDKKFQEKESKRLQRAGAVIAVLSTPSEHPSIPQWEMQLSSGAVCMNLLACAQSMNYAAQWLTEWYAYNDKMLSHLGGKKGIDQISGFIYIGHKIEEPIERKRPDPFEVVTFL, via the coding sequence ATGAGTGAAGTAAGTAATTTTTTTTCTAAAAGACGATCTGTTATGGCTAGGAAAATGTCATCCGAACCAATTGACAAGAATGATCTAAATGTGATTATAGAGGCAGGTTTAAGAGTTCCAGATCATGGAGCTCTAAGCCCTTGGAAGTTAGTAATATTGCAGGGTGATGCATTAATAAATTGTGATAATCATATTATATTATCAGAATTTATTAGACTTAACCCAAATACAGATAAAAAATTTCAAGAGAAAGAGTCAAAAAGACTACAGAGAGCAGGTGCTGTAATAGCTGTTCTTTCAACACCATCGGAACACCCAAGTATCCCTCAATGGGAAATGCAACTATCATCTGGAGCTGTTTGTATGAATCTGCTAGCTTGTGCACAATCTATGAATTATGCAGCTCAATGGCTAACTGAGTGGTATGCATATAATGATAAAATGTTGAGTCACTTAGGAGGAAAAAAAGGAATAGATCAAATATCTGGTTTTATTTATATAGGTCACAAGATAGAGGAGCCTATTGAGAGAAAAAGACCAGATCCATTTGAAGTAGTCACTTTTTTATAA
- a CDS encoding ribonucleotide-diphosphate reductase subunit beta, whose translation MDAKIIQPPKEEIVQPQKMGLLVENPVYKPFRYPWCYDAWLTQQRIHWLPEEVPLGDDVRDWQKNLTQSEKNLLTQIFRFFTQADVEVQNCYLRHYTTVFKPTEVLMMMTAFASMETVHIAAYSHLLDTIGMPESEYSAFMKYKEMKDKYDYMQNFDMSSKKDIALTVAVFSAFTEGLQLFASFAILLNFPRHNKMKGMGQIVTWSVRDETLHCNSMIRLFKEFIHENPEIWTPELKAELYKACRTIIEHEDAFIDLAFEMGPMEGLTAQDVKLYIRFIANRRLSQLGLEPIYDVEKNPLTWLDSMLNAVEHMNFFEGRSTEYSKASTQGTWTEAFS comes from the coding sequence ATGGATGCTAAAATTATCCAACCACCAAAAGAAGAAATAGTTCAACCACAAAAAATGGGACTACTAGTTGAAAATCCAGTTTACAAACCATTTAGATATCCATGGTGTTATGATGCTTGGTTAACTCAACAAAGAATTCACTGGTTACCAGAAGAAGTGCCACTTGGTGATGATGTTAGAGATTGGCAGAAAAATTTAACTCAGTCTGAAAAAAATTTATTAACACAAATTTTTAGATTTTTTACTCAAGCTGATGTTGAAGTACAAAATTGTTATTTAAGACATTATACAACTGTATTTAAACCTACAGAAGTTTTAATGATGATGACTGCTTTTGCTTCAATGGAAACAGTTCACATAGCTGCATACTCTCATTTACTTGACACGATTGGAATGCCTGAGTCAGAATATTCTGCATTCATGAAATATAAAGAGATGAAAGATAAATACGACTACATGCAAAATTTTGACATGAGTTCAAAAAAAGATATTGCATTAACAGTAGCTGTATTTAGTGCATTCACTGAAGGTCTTCAATTATTTGCAAGTTTTGCAATTTTACTTAACTTCCCAAGACATAATAAAATGAAAGGGATGGGCCAAATCGTTACTTGGTCAGTAAGAGATGAAACGTTGCACTGTAATTCTATGATTAGATTGTTTAAAGAGTTCATTCATGAGAACCCAGAAATCTGGACTCCTGAATTAAAAGCAGAACTTTATAAAGCATGTAGAACAATCATAGAGCATGAAGATGCTTTCATTGATTTAGCTTTTGAAATGGGTCCTATGGAAGGTCTTACAGCGCAAGATGTGAAACTTTACATAAGATTTATTGCTAACAGAAGATTATCTCAACTTGGATTAGAACCAATTTATGATGTGGAAAAAAATCCACTTACTTGGTTAGACTCTATGTTAAATGCAGTTGAACATATGAATTTCTTTGAAGGTCGTTCTACTGAATATTCTAAAGCATCAACACAAGGAACTTGGACAGAAGCATTTAGTTAA